The Plutella xylostella chromosome 30, ilPluXylo3.1, whole genome shotgun sequence genome contains a region encoding:
- the LOC105387660 gene encoding TBC1 domain family member 1 isoform X6, giving the protein MREPSPGASSPRGSTGSLQGSVMRNLGFQSTCSTEHLPWAGGNGAQMQLSGDTPPPPPLLRSTSNASALTSLCADLSPSDSHFFEVLYIGKVRISQRKVPDTLIDDALVKFVHHEAEKVKANMLRRHSLLSSTGTSIYSSESAENLNEDKTKTDASIPVDKHKIALTNTSTTPLEPDKNLAWRSVDNVNVKNTTKSESNSPNSDLDQEFDMFTKARVESKTTKNGQVQKRPTPLEPTVLVLNVPNKNLGTVDEEKTEDIHTMISDAASNITQFCQTNILKHNSEAADKNDSSPVIINIKDTNPFLPDVVDGTHNDAKDSSDDDILLKTPLKIIEDPVEPKTQAQIVESKEKIREDSPAPLNFDEISRKPKMLMRSKTGLENADMARNTMPENKPFLRDRSASIGTLNLKTPIAHLIGEQNRTMLFQVGRSELRLISPDRKQILLHRGFKDVASCVLGRTNKEHFGFVCRENSNDAYACYVFKCESDEVALEVVNAIKQAFNSHAELMKKTREKSPSLTCEHCPMLWFHRLCIDIEGLNEKKTHAFILRRIEQLPDDEQEQVIVKYQGGTNHMYETSEHNTFLMMLLRAHCEAKQLRHVHDTAENRTEFLNQYLGGSTIFMKAKRSLSSGFDQLLKRKSSRDEGSGLVLPVKKETSPLPTPPIDSTTDHTVPPLLLTPDVVRAKSMSPGLGSFEPPPSPSALSGTALPIAEEEEEDDDEEEGKPENGSTNSPMMDLFLKVSDNRPSVAGGEGGAAQEATWRQAIYQKVINPADGQGEDVSATTLLNLQPARPAGAGRRSREQLRQLWRLAIDQTVLLVRMEKENRKLRESEESSAVRRIKLEYTELGVCDAGVMLMWDSLLASRDSSNQVSKVDHHMLTQAVIQGVPRMCRGGVWYFLAEQAALRSPPPDAKKYPNYQTPYRTLLSGLTKHQHAILIDLGRTFPQHSYFASALGPGQLSLYNILKAYSLLDPEVGYCQGLSFVAGVLLLHMEEQEAFILLRHLMFRRGLRKQYLPDMSALQVQLYQLSRLLRDHEPELQQKLESLDISPALYAAPWMLTLFTSQFPLGFVVRVFDLILLESTEVVFAVSLALLSIHKDGLMMCESCEEAAEYLKHKLPDINKTVYEKVMRKVHALDISRQLSEYAVEYSVLREEMPRVAILNEQNKKLLADNRRMEDELDSAMDAINNYQASQAKLESQVKVLDHQLTFLSRYISAHHRTDLPVEIKKIVQNHSKKISFSSKLFNSKFAKEGEEEETTDQKKTFKTGMSTPNLFSKISKDDVMNAANKEKNKVSPDNDRRHFMMKKSMSVHSGLIATNLKQYPLKTLEEKSENEIQRSESFRNSNIITESLKELSKKNTGFFANTHDLVKQERNFEQQLKRDFDENLKKLDAKLTPTSYLDDISIFQSRKSMSLNLTKANSPVEREKHGDSGFVTPMSPDDKKEESGSIISHPLSDCDVDIKFDGQLTKLKQIRPLSKSSRNSIDSGDSKLM; this is encoded by the exons ATGCGAGAGCCGTCGCCAGGGGCGTCCAGCCCCCGCGGCTCCACGGGCTCGCTGCAGGGCTCCGTGATGAGGAACCTGGGCTTCCAGAGCACCTGCAGCACCGAACACCTGCCGTGGGCTGGGGGCAATGGGGCGCAGATGCAACT GTCGGGAGACACGCCGCCACCGCCCCCACTCCTGCGGTCCACCAGCAACGCGTCAGCTCTGACTTCCCTCTGTGCTGATCTGTCGCCGTCGGATTCACATTTCTTTGAG GTCCTCTATATCGGCAAGGTCCGCATCTCCCAGCGCAAGGTCCCTGACACCCTCATCGACGATGCGCTGGTCAAGTTCGTTCATCATGAGGCCGAGAAGGTCAAGGCCAACATGCTGCGGCGACACAGTCTTTTGTCTTCCACTGGG ACCTCGATATACAGCAGTGAATCTGCTGAAAACCTGAACGAGGACAAAACAAAGACTGATGCTTCTATTCCAGtagataaacataaaatagcTCTTACCAATACCAGCACAACGCCTCTAGAACCCGACAAAAACCTAGCTTGGAGGAGTGTTGATAATGTTAACgttaaaaatacaacaaaatcTGAGAGTAACTCACCAAATTCAGATCTTGATCAAGAGTTTGACATGTTTACCAAAGCTCGTGTTGAGAGTAAGACTACCAAGAATGGCCAAGTACAAAAAAGACCGACACCTTTAGAGCCTACTGTGCTAGTTCTTAATGTTCCAAATAAAAATTTAGGTACGGTGGATGAAGAAAAGACTGAAGATATCCACACAATGATATCTGACGCAGCATCAAATATCACACAGTTTTGCCAAAcgaacattttaaaacacaactCTGAAGCTGCAGACAAAAATGATTCTAGCcctgtaataattaatattaaggaTACTAATCCTTTCCTACCTGACGTGGTAGATGGCACTCATAACGACGCCAAAGATAGTTCAGACGAtgacatattattaaaaacaccGTTGAAGATCATTGAAGACCCGGTCGAACCCAAAACTCAAGCTCAAATAGTAGaatctaaagaaaaaataagGGAAGACAGTCCTGCGCCTTTGAATTTCGACGAAATTTCCAGGAAACCAAAGATGCTGATGAGAAGTAAAACAGGATTAGAAAACGCAGATATGGCCAGAAATACTATGCCCGAAAATAAGCCATTTTTGAGGGACAGATCTGCATCGATAGGAACGCTGAACTTGAAGACTCCTATCGCTCATTTGATTGGTGAACAGAATCGAACTATGTTGTTCCAA GTGGGTCGCTCAGAGCTCCGCCTCATCAGTCCAGACCGGAAGCAGATCCTCCTTCACCGAGGGTTCAAGGACGTGGCCAGCTGCGTCCTCGGGAGGACCAACAAGGAACACTTCGGTTTCGTCTGCAGAGAGAACTCTAACGACGCGTATGCTTGCTACGTGTTCAAGTGCGAGTCTGATGAGGTCGCTTTAGAGGTTGTTAATG CAATCAAACAAGCCTTCAACTCTCATGCTGAGCTGATGAAGAAGACCAGGGAGAAGTCGCCGAGCCTGACCTGCGAGCACTGCCCCATGCTGTGGTTCCACCGCTTGTGCATCGACATTGAAG GTCTAAACGAGAAGAAGACGCACGCGTTCATCCTGCGCCGCATCGAGCAGCTGCCTGATGATGAGCAGGAGCAGGTCATTGTCAAGTACCAGGGCGGGACCAACCACATGTATGAG ACAAGTGAACACAATACCTTCTTGATGATGTTGCTGCGAGCGCACTGTGAAGCGAAGCAGTTGCGACACGTTCACGACACGGCTGAAAACag AACCGAGTTCCTGAACCAGTACCTCGGCGGCAGCACCATCTTCATGAAGGCGAAGCGCTCGCTGTCCAGTGGCTTCGACCAGCTGCTGAAGCGGAAGTCGAGTAGAGACGAGGGGAGCGGCCTGGTGCTGCCTGTGAAGAAG GAGACATCGCCACTGCCGACACCTCCAATAGATTCCACAACAGATCACACTGTCCCTCCACTCCTGCTGACACCAGACGTAGTGAGAGCCAAGTCTATGTCACCTGGCCTTGGGAGTTTTG AACCCCCACCATCCCCATCAGCTCTGAGCGGGACAGCGCTGCCGATAGctgaggaagaagaagaagacgacGATGAAGAGGAAGGGAAACCAGAGAATGGTTCTACCAACTCACCTATGATGGATTT GTTCCTGAAAGTCAGCGACAACCGCCCTTCAGTAGCGGGGGGCGAGGGGGGAGCGGCGCAGGAGGCCACGTGGAGACAGGCTATATACCAGAAGGTCATCAACCCAGCTGATGGACAGGGTGAAG ACGTATCCGCGACCACGCTGCTGAATCTGCAGCCGGCGCggccggcgggcgcggggcggcgctcGCGCGAGCAGCTGCGCCAGCTGTGGCGGCTCGCCATCGACCAGACCGTGCTGCTGGTGCGGATGGAGAAGGAGAATCGGAAGCTAAGAG AAAGCGAGGAATCCTCAGCAGTACGTCGCATCAAGCTCGAGTACACCGAGCTGGGGGTCTGCGACGCGGGCGTCATGCTCATGTGGGACTCGCTGCTGGCGTCCCGAGACTCCAGCAACCAGGTCTCCAAGGTCGACCATCACATGCTGACGCAGGCCGTTATTCAGG GAGTCCCCCGGATGTGCCGTGGAGGAGTCTGGTACTTCCTGGCAGAACAAGCGGCCCTTCGCTCGCCTCCGCCTGATGCCAAGAAGTACCCCAACTACCAGACCCCGTATAGGACCCTGCTGAGCGGGCTGACGAAACATCAACATGCTATATTGATTGATTTGG GTCGCACATTCCCCCAGCACTCCTACTTCGCGTCAGCACTGGGTCCGGGCCAGCTGTCACTGTACAACATCCTGAAAGCGTACTCTCTACTGGACCCTGAAGTGGGGTACTGCCAAGGGCTGAGCTTCGTGGCTGGGGTGCTGCTGTTGCAT ATGGAAGAACAAGAAGCCTTTATTCTTCTCCGACATTTGATGTTCAGACGAGGCCTTAGAAAGCAGTATCTGCCTGACATGAGCGCGCTGCAAGTTCAG CTCTACCAGCTCTCCCGGCTGCTCCGAGACCATGAGCCGGAGCTGCAGCAGAAGCTGGAGTCGCTGGACATCTCGCCGGCGCTGTACGCGGCGCCCTGGATGCTCACGCTCTTCACCAGCCAGTTCCCGCTGGGCTTCGTCGTCAGGGTCTTTG ACCTAATCCTCCTGGAGTCAACAGAAGTGGTATTCGCTGTCTCACTCGCTCTGCTCTCTATACACAAGGACGGCCTGATGATGTGCGAGAGCTGCGAGGAGGCAGCCGAGTACTTGAAGCATAAACTACCTGATATAAACAAGACTGTCTATGAGAAGGTCATGAGGAAG GTACACGCCTTGGACATATCGCGGCAACTCTCGGAATACGCTGTGGAATACTCAGTCCTGAGAGAGGAGATGCCTCGCGTCGCCATCCTGAACGAACAGAACAAGAAACTCCTAGCTGATAACAGGAGAATGGAGGACGAGTTGGac tcgGCCATGGATGCTATAAACAACTACCAAGCTTCACAAGCAAAACTAGAATCTCAAGTTAAAGTCCTCGACCACCAACTGACTTTCCTCAGTAGATACATCTCAGCCCACCATCGCACAGACTTGCCAGTGGAGATCAAGAAAATAGTGCAAAATCACAGCAAAAAGATTTCGTTTAGCTCCAAACTGTTTAACTCTAAGTTTGCTAAAGAaggagaagaagaagaaacaaCTGACCAGAAAAAGACATTTAAAACTGGTATGAGCACTCCAAATCTTTTCTCTAAAATAAGCAAAGACGATGTCATGAATGCTGCTAACAAAGAAAAGAATAAAGTATCTCCAGATAACGACAGAAGACATTTCATGATGAAGAAATCAATGTCTGTTCATTCTGGTTTAATAGCTACTAATCTAAAACAGTATCCGCTGAAAACTCTAGAAGAGAAATCCGAAAATGAAATTCAGCGATCAGAGAGTTTCAGAAACAGTAACATCATTACTGAAAGTCTTAAAGAGCTTAGCAAGAAAAACACAGGTTTCTTTGCTAATACACACGACCTTGTGAAACAAGAAAGGAATTTCGAGCAACAATTAAAGAGAGATTTTGACGAAAATCTAAAGAAACTGGATGCTAAACTGACACCAACATCGTATTTAGACGACATAAGCATATTCCAGAGTAGAAAAAGCATGTCTTTGAATTTGACGAAAGCCAATAGCCCAGTCGAAAGAGAAAAGCATGGAGACAGTGGGTTTGTTACTCCCATGAGTCCTGATGATAAGAAGGAAGAATCTGGATCCATTATATCACATCCACTGAGTGACTGCGATGttgatattaaatttgatGGTCAATTGACGAAACTTAAACAAATAAGACCGTTAAGTAAAAGCAGTAGAAATAGTATAGACAGCGGTGATTCTAAGCTTATGTAG
- the LOC105387660 gene encoding TBC1 domain family member 1 isoform X2 encodes MIVDRHPPTMKSKLTPMTLIGRAAMDRRFSSAMLPSLLREIRRNTSREKLGIAVEDGYLKAYNGNFEPVLVHRLVDIMRASQVPGSPEELFYIMYNEAEGLLNCFLFSADSDTQVSELFTQMREPSPGASSPRGSTGSLQGSVMRNLGFQSTCSTEHLPWAGGNGAQMQLSGDTPPPPPLLRSTSNASALTSLCADLSPSDSHFFEVLYIGKVRISQRKVPDTLIDDALVKFVHHEAEKVKANMLRRHSLLSSTGTSIYSSESAENLNEDKTKTDASIPVDKHKIALTNTSTTPLEPDKNLAWRSVDNVNVKNTTKSESNSPNSDLDQEFDMFTKARVESKTTKNGQVQKRPTPLEPTVLVLNVPNKNLGTVDEEKTEDIHTMISDAASNITQFCQTNILKHNSEAADKNDSSPVIINIKDTNPFLPDVVDGTHNDAKDSSDDDILLKTPLKIIEDPVEPKTQAQIVESKEKIREDSPAPLNFDEISRKPKMLMRSKTGLENADMARNTMPENKPFLRDRSASIGTLNLKTPIAHLIGEQNRTMLFQVGRSELRLISPDRKQILLHRGFKDVASCVLGRTNKEHFGFVCRENSNDAYACYVFKCESDEVALEVVNAIKQAFNSHAELMKKTREKSPSLTCEHCPMLWFHRLCIDIEGLNEKKTHAFILRRIEQLPDDEQEQVIVKYQGGTNHMYETSEHNTFLMMLLRAHCEAKQLRHVHDTAENRTEFLNQYLGGSTIFMKAKRSLSSGFDQLLKRKSSRDEGSGLVLPVKKETSPLPTPPIDSTTDHTVPPLLLTPDVVRAKSMSPGLGSFEPPPSPSALSGTALPIAEEEEEDDDEEEGKPENGSTNSPMMDLFLKVSDNRPSVAGGEGGAAQEATWRQAIYQKVINPADGQGEDVSATTLLNLQPARPAGAGRRSREQLRQLWRLAIDQTVLLVRMEKENRKLRESEESSAVRRIKLEYTELGVCDAGVMLMWDSLLASRDSSNQVSKVDHHMLTQAVIQGVPRMCRGGVWYFLAEQAALRSPPPDAKKYPNYQTPYRTLLSGLTKHQHAILIDLGRTFPQHSYFASALGPGQLSLYNILKAYSLLDPEVGYCQGLSFVAGVLLLHMEEQEAFILLRHLMFRRGLRKQYLPDMSALQVQLYQLSRLLRDHEPELQQKLESLDISPALYAAPWMLTLFTSQFPLGFVVRVFDLILLESTEVVFAVSLALLSIHKDGLMMCESCEEAAEYLKHKLPDINKTVYEKVMRKVHALDISRQLSEYAVEYSVLREEMPRVAILNEQNKKLLADNRRMEDELDSAMDAINNYQASQAKLESQVKVLDHQLTFLSRYISAHHRTDLPVEIKKIVQNHSKKISFSSKLFNSKFAKEGEEEETTDQKKTFKTGMSTPNLFSKISKDDVMNAANKEKNKVSPDNDRRHFMMKKSMSVHSGLIATNLKQYPLKTLEEKSENEIQRSESFRNSNIITESLKELSKKNTGFFANTHDLVKQERNFEQQLKRDFDENLKKLDAKLTPTSYLDDISIFQSRKSMSLNLTKANSPVEREKHGDSGFVTPMSPDDKKEESGSIISHPLSDCDVDIKFDGQLTKLKQIRPLSKSSRNSIDSGDSKLM; translated from the exons GTGTCAGAGCTGTTCACCCAGATGCGAGAGCCGTCGCCAGGGGCGTCCAGCCCCCGCGGCTCCACGGGCTCGCTGCAGGGCTCCGTGATGAG GAACCTGGGCTTCCAGAGCACCTGCAGCACCGAGCATCTGCCGTGGGCTGGAGGCAATGGGGCGCAGATGCAGCT GTCGGGAGACACGCCGCCACCGCCCCCACTCCTGCGGTCCACCAGCAACGCGTCAGCTCTGACTTCCCTCTGTGCTGATCTGTCGCCGTCGGATTCACATTTCTTTGAG GTCCTCTATATCGGCAAGGTCCGCATCTCCCAGCGCAAGGTCCCTGACACCCTCATCGACGATGCGCTGGTCAAGTTCGTTCATCATGAGGCCGAGAAGGTCAAGGCCAACATGCTGCGGCGACACAGTCTTTTGTCTTCCACTGGG ACCTCGATATACAGCAGTGAATCTGCTGAAAACCTGAACGAGGACAAAACAAAGACTGATGCTTCTATTCCAGtagataaacataaaatagcTCTTACCAATACCAGCACAACGCCTCTAGAACCCGACAAAAACCTAGCTTGGAGGAGTGTTGATAATGTTAACgttaaaaatacaacaaaatcTGAGAGTAACTCACCAAATTCAGATCTTGATCAAGAGTTTGACATGTTTACCAAAGCTCGTGTTGAGAGTAAGACTACCAAGAATGGCCAAGTACAAAAAAGACCGACACCTTTAGAGCCTACTGTGCTAGTTCTTAATGTTCCAAATAAAAATTTAGGTACGGTGGATGAAGAAAAGACTGAAGATATCCACACAATGATATCTGACGCAGCATCAAATATCACACAGTTTTGCCAAAcgaacattttaaaacacaactCTGAAGCTGCAGACAAAAATGATTCTAGCcctgtaataattaatattaaggaTACTAATCCTTTCCTACCTGACGTGGTAGATGGCACTCATAACGACGCCAAAGATAGTTCAGACGAtgacatattattaaaaacaccGTTGAAGATCATTGAAGACCCGGTCGAACCCAAAACTCAAGCTCAAATAGTAGaatctaaagaaaaaataagGGAAGACAGTCCTGCGCCTTTGAATTTCGACGAAATTTCCAGGAAACCAAAGATGCTGATGAGAAGTAAAACAGGATTAGAAAACGCAGATATGGCCAGAAATACTATGCCCGAAAATAAGCCATTTTTGAGGGACAGATCTGCATCGATAGGAACGCTGAACTTGAAGACTCCTATCGCTCATTTGATTGGTGAACAGAATCGAACTATGTTGTTCCAA GTGGGTCGCTCAGAGCTCCGCCTCATCAGTCCAGACCGGAAGCAGATCCTCCTTCACCGAGGGTTCAAGGACGTGGCCAGCTGCGTCCTCGGGAGGACCAACAAGGAACACTTCGGTTTCGTCTGCAGAGAGAACTCTAACGACGCGTATGCTTGCTACGTGTTCAAGTGCGAGTCTGATGAGGTCGCTTTAGAGGTTGTTAATG CAATCAAACAAGCCTTCAACTCTCATGCTGAGCTGATGAAGAAGACCAGGGAGAAGTCGCCGAGCCTGACCTGCGAGCACTGCCCCATGCTGTGGTTCCACCGCTTGTGCATCGACATTGAAG GTCTAAACGAGAAGAAGACGCACGCGTTCATCCTGCGCCGCATCGAGCAGCTGCCTGATGATGAGCAGGAGCAGGTCATTGTCAAGTACCAGGGCGGGACCAACCACATGTATGAG ACAAGTGAACACAATACCTTCTTGATGATGTTGCTGCGAGCGCACTGTGAAGCGAAGCAGTTGCGACACGTTCACGACACGGCTGAAAACag AACCGAGTTCCTGAACCAGTACCTCGGCGGCAGCACCATCTTCATGAAGGCGAAGCGCTCGCTGTCCAGTGGCTTCGACCAGCTGCTGAAGCGGAAGTCGAGTAGAGACGAGGGGAGCGGCCTGGTGCTGCCTGTGAAGAAG GAGACATCGCCACTGCCGACACCTCCAATAGATTCCACAACAGATCACACTGTCCCTCCACTCCTGCTGACACCAGACGTAGTGAGAGCCAAGTCTATGTCACCTGGCCTTGGGAGTTTTG AACCCCCACCATCCCCATCAGCTCTGAGCGGGACAGCGCTGCCGATAGctgaggaagaagaagaagacgacGATGAAGAGGAAGGGAAACCAGAGAATGGTTCTACCAACTCACCTATGATGGATTT GTTCCTGAAAGTCAGCGACAACCGCCCTTCAGTAGCGGGGGGCGAGGGGGGAGCGGCGCAGGAGGCCACGTGGAGACAGGCTATATACCAGAAGGTCATCAACCCAGCTGATGGACAGGGTGAAG ACGTATCCGCGACCACGCTGCTGAATCTGCAGCCGGCGCggccggcgggcgcggggcggcgctcGCGCGAGCAGCTGCGCCAGCTGTGGCGGCTCGCCATCGACCAGACCGTGCTGCTGGTGCGGATGGAGAAGGAGAATCGGAAGCTAAGAG AAAGCGAGGAATCCTCAGCAGTACGTCGCATCAAGCTCGAGTACACCGAGCTGGGGGTCTGCGACGCGGGCGTCATGCTCATGTGGGACTCGCTGCTGGCGTCCCGAGACTCCAGCAACCAGGTCTCCAAGGTCGACCATCACATGCTGACGCAGGCCGTTATTCAGG GAGTCCCCCGGATGTGCCGTGGAGGAGTCTGGTACTTCCTGGCAGAACAAGCGGCCCTTCGCTCGCCTCCGCCTGATGCCAAGAAGTACCCCAACTACCAGACCCCGTATAGGACCCTGCTGAGCGGGCTGACGAAACATCAACATGCTATATTGATTGATTTGG GTCGCACATTCCCCCAGCACTCCTACTTCGCGTCAGCACTGGGTCCGGGCCAGCTGTCACTGTACAACATCCTGAAAGCGTACTCTCTACTGGACCCTGAAGTGGGGTACTGCCAAGGGCTGAGCTTCGTGGCTGGGGTGCTGCTGTTGCAT ATGGAAGAACAAGAAGCCTTTATTCTTCTCCGACATTTGATGTTCAGACGAGGCCTTAGAAAGCAGTATCTGCCTGACATGAGCGCGCTGCAAGTTCAG CTCTACCAGCTCTCCCGGCTGCTCCGAGACCATGAGCCGGAGCTGCAGCAGAAGCTGGAGTCGCTGGACATCTCGCCGGCGCTGTACGCGGCGCCCTGGATGCTCACGCTCTTCACCAGCCAGTTCCCGCTGGGCTTCGTCGTCAGGGTCTTTG ACCTAATCCTCCTGGAGTCAACAGAAGTGGTATTCGCTGTCTCACTCGCTCTGCTCTCTATACACAAGGACGGCCTGATGATGTGCGAGAGCTGCGAGGAGGCAGCCGAGTACTTGAAGCATAAACTACCTGATATAAACAAGACTGTCTATGAGAAGGTCATGAGGAAG GTACACGCCTTGGACATATCGCGGCAACTCTCGGAATACGCTGTGGAATACTCAGTCCTGAGAGAGGAGATGCCTCGCGTCGCCATCCTGAACGAACAGAACAAGAAACTCCTAGCTGATAACAGGAGAATGGAGGACGAGTTGGac tcgGCCATGGATGCTATAAACAACTACCAAGCTTCACAAGCAAAACTAGAATCTCAAGTTAAAGTCCTCGACCACCAACTGACTTTCCTCAGTAGATACATCTCAGCCCACCATCGCACAGACTTGCCAGTGGAGATCAAGAAAATAGTGCAAAATCACAGCAAAAAGATTTCGTTTAGCTCCAAACTGTTTAACTCTAAGTTTGCTAAAGAaggagaagaagaagaaacaaCTGACCAGAAAAAGACATTTAAAACTGGTATGAGCACTCCAAATCTTTTCTCTAAAATAAGCAAAGACGATGTCATGAATGCTGCTAACAAAGAAAAGAATAAAGTATCTCCAGATAACGACAGAAGACATTTCATGATGAAGAAATCAATGTCTGTTCATTCTGGTTTAATAGCTACTAATCTAAAACAGTATCCGCTGAAAACTCTAGAAGAGAAATCCGAAAATGAAATTCAGCGATCAGAGAGTTTCAGAAACAGTAACATCATTACTGAAAGTCTTAAAGAGCTTAGCAAGAAAAACACAGGTTTCTTTGCTAATACACACGACCTTGTGAAACAAGAAAGGAATTTCGAGCAACAATTAAAGAGAGATTTTGACGAAAATCTAAAGAAACTGGATGCTAAACTGACACCAACATCGTATTTAGACGACATAAGCATATTCCAGAGTAGAAAAAGCATGTCTTTGAATTTGACGAAAGCCAATAGCCCAGTCGAAAGAGAAAAGCATGGAGACAGTGGGTTTGTTACTCCCATGAGTCCTGATGATAAGAAGGAAGAATCTGGATCCATTATATCACATCCACTGAGTGACTGCGATGttgatattaaatttgatGGTCAATTGACGAAACTTAAACAAATAAGACCGTTAAGTAAAAGCAGTAGAAATAGTATAGACAGCGGTGATTCTAAGCTTATGTAG